The Pseudomonadota bacterium genome includes a region encoding these proteins:
- a CDS encoding response regulator transcription factor, with product MVVVDDHPLFREALVGTLCRLHPDCRVYEAASFEQLQALLEHDTALDLLLLDLHLPGRHGLSALAWLRGRYPEIPVLLISAHDDARIIQRALADGAAGFLSKSADSETIAEAIACVLEGDTWVPAGLSPQESTGDETELVRRIGELTPQQYRILLMLGEGLLNKQIAWELNITEATVKAHMTAIMRKLEVSNRTQAVTLLNRLQVHPRELDDPDSKR from the coding sequence ATGGTGGTGGTTGACGACCATCCCTTGTTTCGGGAGGCGCTGGTCGGAACGCTGTGCCGTCTTCATCCTGACTGCCGTGTTTACGAAGCAGCCAGTTTCGAGCAGCTCCAGGCCCTGCTCGAGCACGACACCGCGCTCGACCTGCTCCTGCTTGATTTGCATCTGCCGGGACGCCACGGCCTGTCGGCCCTGGCCTGGCTGCGGGGTCGATACCCGGAAATCCCCGTGCTGCTGATCTCTGCCCACGATGATGCCCGCATCATCCAGCGCGCCCTGGCTGACGGTGCGGCGGGATTCCTGTCGAAGTCAGCGGACTCCGAGACCATTGCTGAGGCCATCGCTTGCGTGCTCGAGGGTGACACCTGGGTGCCGGCCGGGCTTTCGCCGCAGGAGTCCACCGGTGACGAGACCGAACTGGTTCGCCGGATCGGCGAGCTCACGCCGCAGCAGTATCGTATTCTGCTGATGCTCGGCGAGGGCCTGCTCAACAAGCAGATCGCCTGGGAGCTCAACATCACGGAAGCGACGGTCAAGGCGCACATGACGGCCATCATGCGCAAGCTGGAAGTGTCCAACCGCACCCAGGCGGTCACCCTGCTCAATCGCCTGCAGGTTCATCCGCGCGAACTCGACGACCCGGACTCGAAACGCTAG
- the acs gene encoding acetate--CoA ligase — protein sequence MSEQHPQAQIHTVPERIEQSAHIDRARFEQLMREASENENAFWSRIGRRLDWIKPFSRVKDVSFDLDDLHIRWYDDGVLNVCANCVDRHLDQRGDQVAILWEGDEPDRDARITYRELHDRVCRFANVLKRLGVGKGDRVTLYMPMIPEAAVAMLACARIGAVHSVVFGGFSPDALAGRIVDCDSKCVITADTGVRGGRKTPLKANVDRALENAQAGQRVDTVLVIRNTGDDIAWNESRDCWLHDELDQVDAHCDPEPMNAEDPLFILYTSGSTGQPKGVMHTSGGYLAWCAWTHEIAFDYHDGDIYWCTADVGWVTGHSYIVYGPLANGATTLMFEGVPNYPDNSRFWRVVDKHQVNIFYTAPTAIRALMRAGDGPVRKTSRTSLRILGTVGEPINPEAWEWYYRVVGESRCPVVDTWWQTETGGILICPLPGATDLKPGSATRPLPGIKPALVDSDGTELKGAVSGNLVLTDSWPGQMRTVYGDHKRFGETYFSTYPGRYFTGDGARRDEDGYWWITGRVDDVINVSGHRLGTAEVESALVAHSAVAEAAVVGFPHDIKGQGVYAYVTLMEGHEGDEALVKELVHWVREEIGPIATIDHLQWAPGLPKTRSGKIMRRILRKIAANEHDQLGDTSTLADPDVVEHLVENRRKA from the coding sequence ATGTCAGAACAACATCCGCAAGCGCAGATTCATACGGTTCCCGAACGGATCGAGCAATCCGCCCACATCGATCGCGCGCGCTTCGAGCAGCTCATGCGCGAGGCGAGCGAGAACGAAAACGCGTTCTGGAGCCGGATCGGCCGGCGGCTCGACTGGATCAAGCCGTTTTCTCGCGTCAAGGATGTCAGCTTCGACCTGGATGACCTGCACATCCGCTGGTACGACGATGGCGTTCTCAATGTCTGCGCCAACTGCGTTGATCGCCACCTCGACCAACGCGGTGACCAGGTGGCGATTCTGTGGGAAGGCGACGAGCCGGATCGCGACGCCCGCATCACCTATCGCGAGCTGCACGATCGTGTCTGCCGCTTCGCCAATGTGCTCAAGCGACTGGGCGTCGGCAAAGGCGATCGCGTCACCCTTTACATGCCGATGATTCCCGAGGCGGCCGTTGCCATGCTGGCCTGCGCGCGCATCGGCGCGGTTCATTCGGTCGTCTTCGGCGGCTTCTCGCCGGACGCGCTGGCCGGTCGAATCGTTGACTGCGACTCGAAATGCGTCATAACCGCCGATACTGGTGTACGCGGCGGCCGCAAGACGCCGCTCAAGGCCAACGTCGATCGTGCGCTGGAAAACGCGCAAGCCGGACAGCGCGTCGATACGGTGCTGGTGATCAGAAACACCGGTGACGACATTGCCTGGAACGAGAGTCGTGATTGCTGGCTGCACGACGAACTCGACCAGGTCGATGCCCACTGCGATCCGGAGCCCATGAACGCCGAAGATCCGCTGTTCATCCTCTACACCTCAGGTTCAACGGGTCAGCCCAAGGGTGTGATGCATACCTCCGGTGGTTACCTGGCCTGGTGCGCCTGGACCCATGAGATCGCCTTTGACTACCACGATGGCGACATCTATTGGTGCACCGCCGATGTTGGCTGGGTGACCGGCCACAGCTACATCGTCTACGGCCCACTGGCTAACGGCGCGACCACCCTGATGTTCGAAGGCGTGCCCAACTACCCGGACAACAGCCGCTTCTGGCGGGTCGTAGACAAGCACCAGGTCAACATCTTCTATACCGCACCGACGGCGATTCGCGCGCTAATGCGTGCCGGTGACGGGCCGGTCAGGAAGACCAGCCGCACGTCGCTGCGCATCCTGGGAACGGTCGGAGAACCGATCAACCCGGAAGCCTGGGAATGGTATTACCGGGTCGTCGGCGAAAGCCGCTGTCCGGTTGTCGATACCTGGTGGCAGACCGAGACCGGCGGCATCCTGATCTGTCCGCTGCCTGGCGCGACGGATCTCAAGCCGGGTTCGGCCACCCGGCCTCTGCCCGGCATCAAGCCGGCGCTGGTCGATAGCGACGGCACGGAACTGAAAGGCGCCGTATCCGGTAACCTGGTGCTGACCGACAGCTGGCCGGGGCAGATGCGCACCGTTTACGGCGACCACAAACGCTTTGGCGAGACCTATTTTTCGACCTATCCGGGCCGTTACTTCACCGGCGACGGGGCACGGCGCGACGAAGACGGCTATTGGTGGATCACCGGACGCGTCGATGATGTAATCAACGTCTCAGGGCATCGCCTGGGCACGGCGGAGGTCGAATCAGCGCTGGTGGCGCATTCGGCCGTGGCGGAGGCCGCCGTGGTCGGCTTTCCCCACGACATCAAGGGTCAGGGCGTATATGCCTACGTGACCTTGATGGAAGGGCACGAAGGCGACGAGGCGCTGGTGAAGGAACTGGTGCACTGGGTGCGTGAGGAAATCGGTCCGATTGCCACGATCGATCACCTGCAGTGGGCGCCGGGCCTGCCCAAAACGCGTTCGGGCAAGATCATGCGCCGCATCCTGAGGAAGATTGCCGCCAACGAGCATGACCAGCTTGGCGACACCTCGACCCTGGCCGATCCGGATGTCGTCGAGCATTTGGTCGAGAATCGGCGCAAGGCGTAG
- a CDS encoding porin, which produces MVSDFSDGEVAGGSIGRDFLVPSTIPVGGQGEGAVTDFHARQSRFNFGVRHQVDANKLGAFIEFDFLATPGGNERVSNSYSPRMRHAFVTWNDWLIGQTWNTFMDVATLPESVDFIGPAGATSFGRQTQIRYTKNNFAIALENPETTITPFGGAGRIVTDDHLLPELAARYTWKGDWGHVQLGGMFRQLSYENRAAGIDDTTSSWGLSLSGKFALGRDDFRWMVHHGDGMGRHIGLNFVNAAVLTGSGDLEAIGTTGGFLAYRHWWSDTLRSTAAFGYLDVDNPVEYTGTGVNSSNWSGQINLFYTPVDSLSFGIEYLMAEREIESGASGRLDRVQFTSKYSF; this is translated from the coding sequence ATCGTCTCCGACTTCTCCGACGGGGAAGTGGCCGGTGGAAGCATCGGGCGTGATTTCCTGGTGCCCAGCACGATTCCGGTCGGCGGCCAGGGCGAGGGCGCCGTGACTGACTTCCATGCCCGCCAGAGTCGCTTTAATTTCGGCGTTCGACACCAGGTCGACGCCAACAAACTGGGGGCCTTCATCGAATTCGATTTCCTGGCCACGCCCGGCGGCAACGAACGCGTCAGCAATTCCTATTCACCGCGCATGCGTCACGCCTTCGTGACCTGGAATGACTGGTTGATCGGCCAGACCTGGAATACCTTCATGGATGTGGCCACCCTGCCCGAAAGCGTTGACTTCATTGGTCCCGCCGGCGCGACGAGTTTCGGGAGGCAGACCCAGATTCGTTACACCAAAAACAACTTCGCGATCGCGCTGGAAAACCCGGAAACGACCATCACACCGTTCGGCGGCGCCGGACGGATCGTCACCGACGATCACCTGTTGCCGGAACTGGCCGCGCGCTACACCTGGAAGGGCGACTGGGGTCACGTCCAGCTCGGCGGCATGTTCCGGCAACTGTCCTATGAAAACAGGGCCGCCGGGATCGACGACACGACAAGCAGCTGGGGCCTGAGCCTGTCCGGAAAGTTCGCGCTCGGTCGTGACGATTTCCGCTGGATGGTCCATCACGGCGACGGAATGGGCCGACATATCGGTCTGAACTTCGTCAACGCCGCCGTGCTGACCGGCAGCGGCGACCTCGAAGCGATCGGAACCACCGGCGGTTTTCTGGCCTACCGGCACTGGTGGAGCGACACATTGCGTTCAACCGCCGCCTTCGGCTACCTGGATGTCGACAACCCCGTGGAGTACACCGGCACGGGCGTCAACAGCAGCAACTGGAGCGGACAGATCAACCTGTTCTACACGCCCGTCGACTCGCTCAGCTTCGGCATCGAGTACCTGATGGCCGAGCGCGAGATCGAGTCCGGGGCAAGCGGTCGCCTCGATCGGGTCCAGTTCACCAGCAAGTACAGCTTCTAG
- a CDS encoding propionyl-CoA synthetase, producing MYESIYPQHFEYARRDPDGYWLEQARRIRWFRPPTRGHEPNEAGGMQWFADGELNTAWLALDAQVAAGRGDQTALIHDSPVTGSCRSLSYSQLTDRVARMAGALSELGVARGDRVVIYMPMIPEAVVGMLACARLGAIHSVVFGGFAPHELAVRIDDARPRVVLSASCGIEVDRVIEYKPLLDQALKRSTHQPEAVVIVQRPQAKAQMQPGRDHDWQTLEQAASMAKAVAVRGCDPLYILYTSGTTGKPKGVVRDHGGHAVAMHYSMEVVYGMRPGEVFWAASDVGWVVGHSYIVYAPLLYGCTSILFEGKPVRTPDAGAFWRVMAEHRVTAMFTAPTAFRAIKKEDPEGRLMAGHDLGALKRLFLAGERLDPPTYDWLRERCGLPVFDHWWQTETGWAVACNPVGLTEFPVRPGSAGRPTPGFGIEIVDRNGGPCPVGQQGSICIRQPLPPGCLLGIWRDPDRFRQAYLATYPGYYLTGDGGYLDAEGNVFVMGRTDDVINVAGHRLSTGEMEEIVAAHPAVAECAVFGVDDELKGEVPLGLVVLKDGCRQSDAEVCSELIARVRAELGAVACFRRAVVVKRLPKTRSGKILRRSLRELANGDSPAVPSTIDDPAILDEIRLSLRDEA from the coding sequence ATGTATGAATCCATCTACCCGCAGCACTTCGAATACGCGCGCCGTGATCCCGACGGCTACTGGCTGGAACAGGCCCGGCGCATCCGGTGGTTCCGGCCGCCGACCCGTGGCCATGAACCGAACGAGGCCGGCGGAATGCAATGGTTCGCCGACGGTGAGCTCAACACCGCCTGGCTGGCCCTGGACGCCCAGGTGGCGGCCGGGCGGGGTGACCAGACGGCCCTGATTCACGACTCGCCGGTGACCGGCAGCTGTCGATCCCTGAGCTATTCCCAACTCACCGATCGGGTCGCGCGCATGGCCGGGGCACTTAGCGAGCTGGGCGTGGCCAGGGGCGACCGGGTGGTGATCTACATGCCAATGATTCCCGAGGCGGTCGTCGGCATGCTGGCTTGTGCGCGCCTGGGCGCCATCCACTCCGTTGTGTTCGGTGGCTTTGCGCCCCACGAGCTGGCCGTGCGCATCGACGACGCCCGTCCGCGCGTGGTGCTGTCGGCCTCCTGCGGAATTGAAGTCGATCGGGTGATCGAATACAAGCCGCTGCTCGACCAGGCCCTGAAGCGTTCCACCCACCAGCCGGAGGCAGTGGTCATTGTCCAGCGCCCGCAGGCCAAGGCGCAGATGCAGCCCGGGCGAGACCATGACTGGCAGACGCTCGAGCAGGCCGCCTCCATGGCCAAGGCCGTGGCCGTGCGCGGGTGCGATCCGCTCTACATCCTGTATACCTCCGGCACAACCGGCAAGCCCAAGGGGGTCGTGCGCGATCACGGTGGGCACGCGGTGGCAATGCACTACAGCATGGAGGTGGTCTACGGCATGCGACCGGGCGAGGTCTTCTGGGCAGCCTCCGATGTCGGCTGGGTGGTCGGGCACTCCTACATCGTTTATGCGCCGCTGCTCTATGGCTGCACTTCGATCCTGTTCGAGGGCAAGCCGGTTCGCACGCCGGATGCCGGCGCGTTCTGGCGAGTGATGGCCGAGCATCGGGTAACCGCGATGTTTACCGCGCCGACGGCATTTCGGGCGATCAAGAAGGAAGACCCCGAAGGGCGACTGATGGCCGGTCACGATCTCGGCGCGCTCAAGCGCCTGTTTCTCGCCGGAGAGCGGCTGGATCCGCCCACCTACGATTGGCTGCGCGAGCGCTGCGGTTTGCCGGTCTTCGATCACTGGTGGCAAACGGAAACCGGCTGGGCGGTCGCATGCAATCCAGTCGGGCTGACGGAGTTTCCGGTGCGCCCCGGATCGGCCGGGCGGCCGACGCCCGGCTTCGGCATAGAGATCGTCGATCGCAACGGCGGCCCCTGCCCGGTCGGCCAGCAGGGGTCGATCTGCATTCGCCAGCCGCTTCCGCCCGGCTGTCTGCTTGGAATCTGGCGCGATCCGGACCGCTTCCGTCAGGCCTATCTCGCAACCTATCCCGGCTACTACCTGACCGGCGACGGGGGCTACCTGGATGCCGAAGGCAACGTCTTCGTCATGGGCCGTACCGACGATGTCATCAACGTTGCCGGTCATCGCCTGTCGACTGGCGAGATGGAGGAAATCGTGGCCGCACACCCGGCCGTGGCCGAATGCGCCGTATTCGGCGTCGACGACGAACTCAAGGGAGAGGTTCCGCTCGGTCTGGTCGTGCTCAAGGACGGCTGCCGCCAGTCCGATGCCGAGGTATGCAGCGAGCTGATCGCCCGGGTTCGGGCAGAACTCGGCGCGGTGGCCTGCTTCAGGCGCGCGGTCGTGGTAAAGCGCCTGCCCAAGACGCGCTCGGGAAAGATCCTGCGACGCAGCTTGCGAGAGCTGGCCAACGGCGATTCACCTGCAGTTCCCTCGACGATCGACGATCCGGCCATCCTGGACGAGATTCGCTTGAGCTTACGCGATGAGGCCTGA
- a CDS encoding iron-sulfur cluster assembly scaffold protein produces MARGRDATLEALYQRRVRGWAARVRSDKRLTDPDSTVTCRGAICGSVLTLDVNWAGGVVAELGWRTRACTLTMASTAILVAAAIGQTPVQIARAGAVLKQLLSGTEPNFPEGWEKLEMLSPARNFPARHDSVLLPFMAMEQAAADSQRSNCEPNRSVGD; encoded by the coding sequence ATGGCGCGGGGCAGAGATGCCACGCTCGAAGCGCTCTATCAGAGACGGGTCCGCGGATGGGCAGCGCGTGTGCGCAGCGACAAACGGCTGACCGACCCCGACAGCACGGTGACCTGCCGAGGGGCGATTTGCGGCAGTGTTCTGACGCTTGACGTGAACTGGGCCGGTGGCGTGGTTGCCGAGCTGGGCTGGCGGACCCGCGCCTGCACGCTGACCATGGCGTCGACGGCCATTCTTGTGGCTGCCGCCATCGGTCAGACGCCGGTGCAGATTGCAAGAGCCGGGGCGGTTCTCAAGCAGCTGCTTTCAGGGACAGAACCGAACTTTCCGGAAGGCTGGGAGAAGCTGGAGATGCTGTCTCCGGCCCGCAATTTTCCGGCGCGCCATGATTCGGTTCTGCTTCCGTTCATGGCCATGGAACAGGCGGCCGCTGACAGCCAAAGGTCGAATTGCGAGCCGAACAGGTCGGTGGGAGACTGA
- a CDS encoding DUF1641 domain-containing protein, translating into MANLDTETESGEEQSLLERLGKESAFSDAATEEGLIELADKIAPLIQGRRFHNVIDLLSLASDGVDMADEAMIEKMMAGYEDLVANAWMLSNATRYARNEAARKPVPSLIGLIRAARDEDVRRGLHFALQFLSVLGRQAAPAED; encoded by the coding sequence ATGGCGAATCTTGACACTGAAACGGAAAGCGGCGAAGAGCAGTCTCTTCTGGAGCGCCTGGGCAAGGAAAGTGCCTTCTCCGATGCTGCGACTGAAGAAGGCCTGATCGAGCTGGCGGACAAGATTGCGCCGCTGATCCAGGGCAGGCGCTTTCATAATGTGATCGATCTCCTGTCGCTGGCATCGGACGGTGTGGACATGGCCGATGAAGCCATGATCGAGAAGATGATGGCCGGCTACGAAGACCTGGTTGCAAACGCCTGGATGCTGAGCAACGCGACACGATACGCGCGCAATGAAGCCGCCCGCAAGCCGGTTCCTTCACTGATCGGCCTGATTCGCGCAGCCAGAGACGAAGACGTGCGCCGTGGCCTGCACTTTGCGCTGCAGTTCCTTTCCGTTCTGGGGCGACAGGCCGCGCCTGCCGAGGATTAG
- a CDS encoding NAD(P)/FAD-dependent oxidoreductase produces MAKHILVVGGGIGGTMTANSLVAKLYPEVASGKVKVSLLSDSPWHYYKPAFMYVAFDMFFEGELRRKQHTLLRPEIEFRVDKVTEFDFSGSTVRTASGQTIGYDYIVVSTGCVPAPERIEGLKEAGDYFYQHDPARQLADKLRHFEKGRVFITVNFPKTPNVPHQCGIAPVETTLMLDEYLRRKGVREQVEIVYTYPTVSQLLRNCLFLQQEVCDVMPPILESKDIKYKRGFTLAAVDPEKKIAISEEGEEEPFDILMSTPPIRAVDAVLQCGVSQAPNNEGWLPTDRATLQLEGFPNAYVMGDTVDLPISKAGGSCHNQAPVIANNIAGDLRIGRTVAAYDGKVQAVAQMGLEVGMPLWYDYDEDVHPTPPTKVGGLLRKAFNRGIYWSVARGIV; encoded by the coding sequence ATGGCGAAGCACATACTGGTCGTCGGCGGAGGAATCGGCGGCACCATGACCGCCAATAGCCTCGTTGCCAAGCTCTATCCGGAAGTCGCTTCCGGAAAGGTCAAGGTTTCCCTGCTTTCGGACAGCCCCTGGCATTACTACAAGCCGGCTTTCATGTACGTGGCTTTCGACATGTTCTTCGAAGGCGAGCTGCGCCGAAAACAGCACACCCTGCTGCGCCCGGAAATCGAATTCCGGGTCGACAAAGTGACCGAGTTCGATTTTTCCGGCTCGACGGTCAGAACCGCGAGCGGTCAGACCATCGGCTATGACTATATCGTCGTCTCGACCGGCTGCGTTCCGGCACCGGAGCGGATTGAAGGCCTGAAAGAGGCCGGCGACTATTTCTACCAGCATGATCCCGCCCGGCAGCTGGCCGACAAGCTGCGCCACTTTGAGAAAGGGCGCGTATTCATTACGGTGAATTTTCCCAAAACGCCGAACGTGCCGCATCAGTGCGGCATCGCGCCGGTGGAGACAACCCTGATGCTCGATGAGTATCTGCGGCGCAAGGGCGTGCGCGAGCAGGTCGAAATCGTCTATACCTATCCGACCGTCTCCCAGCTCCTGCGCAACTGTCTGTTCCTGCAGCAGGAAGTATGTGATGTCATGCCGCCCATTCTGGAAAGCAAGGACATCAAGTACAAGCGCGGCTTCACGCTTGCGGCGGTTGACCCTGAAAAGAAGATCGCGATTTCCGAAGAAGGGGAAGAAGAGCCCTTCGACATTCTGATGTCGACGCCGCCGATCCGGGCCGTGGATGCCGTGCTTCAATGCGGCGTCTCGCAAGCTCCGAACAACGAGGGCTGGCTGCCAACCGATCGCGCCACCCTGCAGCTGGAAGGCTTCCCGAACGCCTATGTCATGGGTGATACCGTCGACCTGCCGATCAGCAAGGCGGGCGGCTCCTGTCATAACCAGGCCCCCGTCATCGCCAACAACATCGCCGGGGATTTGCGCATTGGCCGCACGGTGGCGGCCTATGACGGCAAGGTTCAGGCCGTCGCGCAGATGGGGCTCGAGGTCGGAATGCCGCTGTGGTACGACTACGACGAAGACGTGCATCCGACACCGCCGACCAAGGTCGGTGGTTTGCTTCGCAAGGCGTTCAATCGCGGCATCTATTGGTCCGTGGCTCGCGGCATCGTCTGA
- a CDS encoding SpoIIE family protein phosphatase encodes MVDDSQASRRHAQIELRGDGEYFWRDLGSTNGTLLNGARMREGRLKQGDCLQIGASVFRFEVEQAAEAGEGRDEGTLFRHTIVTSDGAFENRRAEPSKAEAILQSVYGVIHSLSNEYEPTRLVDKVLEETARALRAERCAIVFTDGPDAPLRPCPGHEFCHVFEDGALKEVEPDALGISHTVVNRVLTQGESVFFHEDANDLELETAKSILMQRVSSIICVPLQGRQRVFGILYLDTSNTWHEWSEDDWLLSSAIGNSAGLAIENALLHQQIVENERVEQELKIAWTIQEGFLFRDWPEKETAFEVYGETRPARTVGGDFYDVFLPGGGKMGIVIGDVSGKGMPAALTMAKLLAEFRACARIEQSPSRVLTTLNESLVRSSQRGIFCTFCYCLLDLHSGRLCIGNAGHHPPLLITDDRIDEFALASGPPLGIMENISWDEQETHMVPGTVAMLYTDGIVEARSGLSHSGVLAPGETMKAYGLKGLGQSIRECHGTVRGIIEHIMTDVETYCGDQPPHDDCTLIGLRYSGS; translated from the coding sequence TTGGTGGATGATTCACAGGCATCGCGCCGGCATGCACAGATCGAGCTGCGGGGCGATGGCGAGTACTTCTGGCGTGATTTGGGCAGCACGAATGGCACCTTGCTCAATGGCGCCAGAATGCGTGAAGGCCGCCTGAAGCAGGGCGATTGCCTTCAGATCGGCGCGTCAGTGTTTCGCTTCGAAGTGGAACAGGCGGCCGAAGCGGGAGAAGGGCGCGACGAGGGCACCCTGTTCAGGCACACCATTGTCACCTCCGACGGCGCCTTCGAGAACCGTCGGGCCGAACCAAGCAAGGCCGAGGCTATCCTTCAGTCGGTCTACGGCGTGATTCATTCCCTCTCCAACGAGTACGAACCAACCCGGCTGGTGGACAAGGTGCTCGAGGAAACCGCGCGCGCCCTGCGCGCCGAGCGTTGCGCCATTGTGTTTACCGACGGCCCCGACGCGCCACTCCGGCCCTGCCCCGGCCACGAGTTCTGCCATGTTTTTGAAGACGGCGCACTGAAGGAAGTCGAACCGGACGCCCTCGGCATCAGCCACACCGTCGTGAACCGGGTGCTCACCCAGGGCGAAAGCGTGTTTTTCCACGAAGACGCCAACGACCTGGAGCTGGAAACGGCCAAGAGCATCCTGATGCAGCGCGTCAGCTCGATTATCTGCGTACCTCTTCAGGGACGACAGAGAGTCTTCGGCATTCTGTATCTTGATACCAGCAACACCTGGCACGAATGGTCGGAAGACGACTGGCTGCTGAGTTCGGCCATAGGCAACAGCGCCGGCCTCGCTATCGAGAATGCGCTGCTTCACCAGCAGATCGTCGAGAACGAGCGGGTGGAACAGGAGCTCAAGATCGCCTGGACCATTCAGGAAGGCTTTCTGTTTCGCGACTGGCCCGAGAAGGAGACGGCCTTCGAAGTCTACGGCGAGACACGACCGGCCAGGACCGTCGGCGGTGATTTCTATGATGTCTTCCTGCCCGGCGGCGGAAAAATGGGCATTGTCATCGGCGATGTAAGCGGCAAAGGCATGCCCGCCGCATTGACCATGGCCAAACTGCTGGCCGAGTTTCGGGCATGCGCGCGAATCGAGCAGTCGCCATCCCGTGTGCTGACCACACTCAACGAAAGCCTGGTCCGATCCAGCCAGCGTGGCATCTTCTGTACGTTTTGCTATTGTTTGCTCGATTTGCACAGTGGCCGGCTGTGTATCGGCAATGCCGGCCACCATCCACCCCTGTTGATCACCGATGACCGCATCGACGAATTTGCCCTTGCATCGGGGCCGCCACTGGGCATCATGGAAAACATCAGCTGGGACGAGCAGGAAACCCATATGGTTCCGGGTACTGTAGCCATGCTCTACACTGACGGGATTGTGGAAGCGCGGTCCGGCTTGTCCCACTCAGGTGTCCTGGCCCCGGGCGAAACCATGAAAGCATACGGACTCAAGGGCCTGGGTCAGTCGATACGGGAGTGCCACGGCACGGTCCGCGGCATCATCGAGCACATCATGACGGATGTGGAAACCTACTGTGGCGACCAGCCCCCTCACGACGATTGCACGCTGATCGGATTGCGGTATTCGGGATCATGA
- a CDS encoding ATP-binding protein, which produces MKEDLRLDIRSDPRLLCVCRDMVRAYFDRMDVERSRVDEIVLAVDESVTNAMRHSYEGRTNETIVIILSSNDEWIQCEIIDQGKAAPPERITPKQPASPSRDDVQPGGLGVQLIYDVCDEADFEPGEGRGNRVTMRFRRPRDTSDPSKPPQAQGRQ; this is translated from the coding sequence ATGAAGGAAGACTTGCGGCTGGACATACGCAGCGACCCCAGGCTGCTCTGTGTGTGCCGGGACATGGTGCGGGCCTACTTCGACCGGATGGACGTGGAGCGCAGCCGGGTCGACGAAATCGTGCTGGCCGTTGACGAATCGGTCACCAATGCCATGCGCCATTCCTACGAGGGCCGCACGAACGAAACCATCGTGATCATTCTGAGCAGCAACGACGAATGGATACAATGCGAGATCATCGACCAGGGCAAGGCCGCGCCGCCCGAGCGCATCACCCCGAAGCAGCCGGCCTCGCCGAGCAGGGACGACGTGCAGCCCGGCGGACTGGGCGTGCAGCTGATTTACGATGTCTGTGACGAGGCCGATTTCGAACCGGGCGAAGGCCGGGGCAATCGCGTGACCATGCGGTTTCGGCGGCCCCGGGACACGTCCGACCCATCCAAACCACCGCAAGCACAAGGACGGCAGTAA
- a CDS encoding STAS domain-containing protein, which translates to MALKLNRHEEEGIQVLRVSGEVDLYSSPELRIAVQTLLDRAKDRVHIDLSGVAYMDSSGVATLVEGMRNARACDVAFVLYAPSESVMKVLTLSRLDSVFDIIETG; encoded by the coding sequence ATGGCGCTTAAGCTGAACCGGCACGAGGAAGAAGGCATACAGGTGCTGCGCGTATCAGGTGAAGTGGATCTGTACTCGTCGCCGGAATTGCGCATAGCGGTGCAAACCCTTCTTGACCGGGCGAAGGATCGGGTTCATATCGACCTCAGCGGCGTCGCGTACATGGACAGTTCGGGGGTTGCCACGCTGGTCGAGGGGATGCGCAATGCCCGGGCGTGCGATGTAGCCTTCGTTCTGTACGCACCCTCCGAATCGGTGATGAAGGTGCTTACCCTGTCTCGCCTCGACAGCGTATTCGACATCATCGAAACGGGATGA